From the Streptomyces sp. KMM 9044 genome, one window contains:
- a CDS encoding beta-N-acetylhexosaminidase, which yields MVVALAAGTLVAASGVGVGLWATSDDDTGPAGSAASRSADAAGSPPSGTSEPSPTRSHPLSKTPRTIPAVRDHSAERGPGWRPGRGHRVVVGDPALADEGRLIAGELGLAYAGEQDDERAGDLRLELNKGGGANPESYTMTVRGGRVTISAPAEAGVFYGTRTLKQQIRGAETAPEGVVRDEPAKQRRGMMLDIARKHFTADWIEDRVRELGDLKYNELGLHFSDDQGFRIESDSHPEIVSDRHLTKAQVERIVDLAASRHITVVPEIDSPGHLGAVIAAHPGLQLRDAGGGPVRGAIDISDPGSAEIVDDLLNEYAGLFPGSQWHLGADEYQALVVSDPEAAFPGLAAAARKEHGPGATVEDLATSWLNDRADTVRAHDRTFRAWNDGFFEGGSVQAAKDIQVAYWTGKEIGARQPADYLGEGREVVNYNDEFLYYVLGEPNDFVYPTGERIYEQWTPLVLRGTTAVPARYDGQILGGSFAVWCDLSRSQTQDQVAAGIRMPLRATTQKLWDPAEPALSWAEFRSLADEVD from the coding sequence CTGGTCGTGGCCCTCGCCGCGGGCACGCTGGTCGCGGCGTCCGGGGTGGGCGTCGGCCTGTGGGCGACGTCGGACGACGACACGGGACCGGCCGGTTCCGCCGCCTCCCGCTCCGCGGACGCGGCGGGTTCACCGCCCTCCGGGACGTCCGAGCCGAGTCCCACCCGTTCCCACCCCCTGTCGAAGACGCCCCGGACCATTCCCGCCGTCCGTGACCACAGCGCCGAGCGCGGCCCCGGCTGGCGGCCCGGGCGCGGCCACCGGGTGGTCGTCGGAGATCCGGCGCTGGCGGACGAGGGCCGCCTCATAGCCGGGGAGCTGGGCCTCGCGTACGCGGGGGAGCAGGACGACGAGCGCGCCGGGGACCTGCGCCTGGAGCTGAACAAGGGCGGGGGCGCGAACCCCGAGTCGTACACGATGACCGTGCGGGGCGGTCGGGTGACCATCAGTGCTCCCGCCGAGGCGGGCGTCTTCTACGGGACCCGCACCCTCAAGCAGCAGATCCGCGGCGCCGAGACCGCCCCCGAGGGCGTGGTGCGCGACGAGCCGGCCAAGCAGCGGCGCGGGATGATGCTGGACATCGCCCGCAAGCACTTCACCGCCGACTGGATCGAGGACCGGGTCCGCGAGCTCGGCGACCTGAAGTACAACGAGCTGGGTCTGCACTTCTCCGACGACCAGGGCTTCCGCATCGAGTCCGACTCGCACCCGGAGATCGTCTCCGACCGGCATCTGACCAAGGCGCAGGTCGAGCGGATCGTCGACCTCGCCGCGAGCCGGCACATCACCGTCGTGCCCGAGATCGACTCGCCCGGGCACCTCGGCGCGGTCATCGCCGCCCACCCCGGCCTCCAGCTGCGCGACGCGGGCGGCGGGCCCGTGCGCGGCGCGATCGACATCTCCGATCCAGGGTCCGCCGAGATCGTCGACGACCTGCTGAACGAGTACGCCGGGCTGTTCCCCGGTTCGCAGTGGCACCTCGGCGCCGACGAGTACCAGGCGCTGGTGGTCTCCGACCCCGAGGCGGCGTTCCCGGGGCTGGCCGCCGCCGCGCGCAAGGAGCACGGTCCCGGCGCGACCGTCGAGGACCTGGCCACGAGCTGGCTCAACGACCGCGCCGACACCGTCCGCGCCCACGACCGCACCTTCCGCGCCTGGAACGACGGCTTCTTCGAAGGCGGTTCGGTGCAGGCCGCGAAGGACATCCAGGTCGCCTACTGGACCGGCAAGGAGATCGGGGCCCGGCAGCCGGCGGACTACCTCGGTGAGGGCCGCGAGGTCGTCAACTACAACGACGAGTTCCTCTACTACGTGCTCGGCGAGCCGAACGACTTCGTCTACCCGACGGGGGAGCGGATCTACGAGCAGTGGACGCCGCTCGTGCTGCGCGGAACCACCGCCGTCCCTGCCCGGTACGACGGTCAGATCCTCGGCGGATCCTTCGCCGTCTGGTGCGACCTGTCCCGTTCCCAGACACAGGACCAGGTCGCGGCCGGGATCAGGATGCCTCTGCGGGCGACCACGCAGAAGCTCTGGGACCCGGCCGAACCGGCTTTGTCCTGGGCGGAGTTCCGGAGCCTGGCGGACGAGGTGGACTGA
- a CDS encoding 2-oxo-4-hydroxy-4-carboxy-5-ureidoimidazoline decarboxylase produces the protein MPSEDAERTLLACLHSPRWAVRVAAHRPYPDLEALLAAADEAAYDLPRADRAEALAAESLPGLPADAYSAAHTALNAASAAYGSRFGHPFAICLDGLKPDEVLDHVLEGIRSRLANDPEEERLVAAEELRRLARGRLAGLLANTDH, from the coding sequence ATGCCGTCCGAGGACGCCGAGCGCACCCTGCTGGCCTGTCTGCACAGCCCTCGCTGGGCGGTGCGCGTCGCGGCCCACCGCCCGTACCCCGACCTGGAAGCCCTCCTGGCGGCTGCGGACGAGGCGGCCTACGACCTGCCCCGCGCGGACCGCGCCGAGGCGCTGGCGGCGGAATCCCTCCCCGGCCTCCCGGCGGACGCCTACTCCGCCGCCCACACGGCCCTGAACGCGGCCAGCGCAGCCTACGGGAGCCGGTTCGGACATCCGTTCGCCATCTGCCTCGACGGTCTGAAGCCGGACGAGGTCCTGGACCACGTACTCGAAGGCATCCGGTCACGATTGGCCAACGATCCGGAGGAGGAACGCCTGGTCGCCGCAGAGGAACTCCGGCGCCTGGCCCGGGGCCGTCTGGCCGGCCTCCTCGCGAACACGGACCACTGA
- a CDS encoding IS982 family transposase, with product MTNDLETLITALYVKIDDELGGPRWLGRPPLLTDSELVCAAVAQAMLGFTSEAHWLRYARKHLAGMFPYLPQQSGYNKRLRAALGLVKRVVRMLAKASDFWLDDCWIVDSTPVPCGMSRPTVKRSDLAGWAGYGYCASHSRFFWGLRLYLVCTPAGMPILWALADPKIGEREVLAAMLEVEAGVVAEHDGILLISDKGFAGRAFEQLLADHGITLLRPSRKREKARYGEPMLKKVRQLIESVNDTLKGQLDLEGHGGRSCAGVAVRVAQRILAMAAAIWLNNLTGAPITRSLIAYDH from the coding sequence GTGACGAACGACCTCGAGACCCTCATCACCGCACTGTACGTGAAGATCGACGACGAGTTGGGAGGGCCGCGTTGGCTGGGCAGGCCGCCGTTGCTGACCGACTCCGAGCTGGTGTGCGCCGCGGTCGCCCAGGCGATGCTCGGATTCACCTCCGAAGCCCACTGGCTGCGCTACGCCCGCAAGCACCTGGCCGGGATGTTTCCGTACCTGCCCCAGCAGTCCGGCTACAACAAACGCCTGCGCGCGGCGCTCGGCCTGGTCAAGCGGGTCGTCCGGATGCTCGCGAAGGCGTCCGACTTCTGGCTGGACGACTGCTGGATCGTGGACTCCACCCCGGTGCCGTGCGGCATGTCGCGGCCCACCGTGAAACGCTCCGACCTGGCCGGATGGGCCGGATACGGCTACTGCGCCAGCCACTCGCGGTTCTTCTGGGGGCTGCGGCTGTACCTCGTGTGCACCCCGGCCGGGATGCCGATCCTGTGGGCCCTGGCGGACCCCAAGATCGGCGAACGCGAGGTGCTGGCCGCGATGCTGGAGGTCGAAGCAGGCGTCGTCGCCGAGCACGACGGCATCCTGCTCATCTCCGACAAGGGCTTCGCCGGCCGAGCTTTCGAGCAGTTGCTGGCCGACCACGGCATCACCTTGCTGCGGCCCTCCCGCAAGCGCGAGAAGGCCCGGTACGGCGAGCCGATGCTGAAGAAGGTCCGCCAGCTGATCGAGTCGGTCAACGACACCCTCAAAGGCCAGCTCGACCTGGAGGGCCACGGAGGGCGCAGCTGCGCGGGCGTCGCGGTCCGCGTCGCCCAGCGCATTCTGGCCATGGCCGCCGCGATCTGGCTGAACAACCTGACCGGCGCACCGATCACTCGATCGTTGATCGCCTACGACCACTGA
- the sdhC gene encoding succinate dehydrogenase, cytochrome b556 subunit: protein MPAGTLYRGREGMWSWVAHRVTGVLIFFFLFVHVLDTALVRVSPEAYDTVVATYKTPIVALLEYGLVAAILFHALNGLRVIAVDFWLQGARYQKQMLWTVVALWVVLMLGAVYPVLGHAARELFGS from the coding sequence GTGCCGGCTGGAACGCTGTACCGCGGCCGGGAAGGAATGTGGTCCTGGGTGGCTCATCGAGTCACCGGCGTCCTCATCTTCTTCTTCCTGTTCGTTCACGTGCTGGACACCGCCCTCGTGCGAGTGTCCCCTGAGGCCTACGACACCGTCGTGGCCACGTACAAGACGCCGATCGTCGCGCTGCTGGAGTACGGCCTCGTCGCCGCCATCCTCTTCCATGCGCTCAACGGCCTGCGTGTCATCGCCGTCGACTTCTGGCTCCAGGGCGCCCGGTACCAGAAGCAGATGCTCTGGACCGTCGTCGCCCTGTGGGTCGTGCTGATGCTCGGGGCGGTCTACCCCGTGCTCGGCCACGCCGCTCGTGAACTGTTCGGGAGCTGA
- a CDS encoding succinate dehydrogenase hydrophobic membrane anchor subunit, protein MSTTESTASGIGPVEGASLYSVDNPAPVIEPPRKRTRKTPRTTRGNFEMAAWLFMRLSGVVLVVLVIGHLLIQLVLDGGVSKIGFAFVAGRWASPFWQVWDLLMLWLAMLHGTNGLRTVINDYAERANTRLWLKGLLYTATVFTILLGTLVIFTFDPNIR, encoded by the coding sequence ATGTCCACGACTGAATCCACCGCTTCGGGCATCGGCCCCGTCGAGGGTGCGTCGCTCTACTCGGTCGACAACCCGGCGCCGGTCATCGAGCCCCCGCGCAAGCGGACCAGGAAGACCCCGAGGACCACCCGGGGCAACTTCGAGATGGCCGCCTGGCTGTTCATGCGCCTGTCCGGTGTCGTCCTGGTCGTCCTGGTCATCGGGCACCTGCTGATCCAGCTCGTCCTGGACGGCGGCGTCTCCAAGATCGGCTTCGCCTTCGTGGCGGGCCGCTGGGCCTCGCCGTTCTGGCAGGTCTGGGACCTGCTGATGCTGTGGCTCGCCATGCTGCACGGCACGAACGGCCTGCGCACGGTCATCAACGACTACGCGGAACGCGCGAACACCCGGCTGTGGCTCAAGGGCCTGCTCTACACGGCCACGGTGTTCACCATCCTGCTGGGCACGCTGGTGATCTTCACCTTCGACCCGAACATCCGCTAG
- the sdhA gene encoding succinate dehydrogenase flavoprotein subunit produces MKIHKYDTVIVGAGGAGMRAAIESTKRSRTAVLTKLYPTRSHTGAAQGGMAAALANVEEDNWEWHTFDTVKGGDYLVDQDAAEILAREAIDSVLDLEKMGLPFNRTPDGTIDQRRFGGHSRNHGEAPVRRSCYAADRTGHMILQTLYQNCVKEGVEFFNEFYVLDQLITEVDGVRKSAGVVAYELATGEIHVFQAKSVIYASGGNGKFFKVTSNAHTLTGDGQAAVYRRGLPLEDMEFFQFHPTGIWRMGILLTEGARGEGGILRNKDGERFMEKYAPVMKDLASRDVVSRSIYTEIREGRGCGPEGDHVYLDLTHLPPEQLDAKLPDITEFARTYLGIEPYTDPIPIQPTAHYAMGGIPTNVRGEVLADNTTVVPGLYAAGEVACVSVHGANRLGTNSLLDINVFGKRAGIAAADYAQTADFVELPEAPESFVVAQIERLRSSTGTERVSEIRRELQETMDANVMVFRTEQTIKTAVEKIAELRERYLRVSVQDKGKRFNTDLLEAIELGNLLDLAEVMAVSALARKESRGGHYREDYPNRDDVNFMRHTMAYREVGDAGSESVRLDYKPVVQTRYQPMERKY; encoded by the coding sequence ATGAAGATCCACAAGTACGACACCGTCATCGTCGGCGCCGGTGGCGCGGGCATGCGCGCGGCCATCGAGTCGACGAAGCGCAGCCGCACCGCCGTCCTGACCAAGCTCTACCCCACCCGCTCCCACACGGGCGCCGCGCAGGGCGGCATGGCCGCCGCGCTGGCCAACGTGGAGGAGGACAACTGGGAGTGGCACACCTTCGACACGGTCAAGGGTGGTGACTACCTGGTCGACCAGGACGCCGCCGAGATCCTGGCGAGGGAGGCCATCGACTCCGTCCTCGACCTGGAGAAGATGGGCCTGCCGTTCAACCGCACCCCGGACGGCACCATCGACCAGCGCCGCTTCGGCGGTCACAGCCGCAACCACGGCGAGGCCCCGGTCCGTCGCTCCTGCTACGCGGCCGACCGTACCGGTCACATGATCCTCCAGACGCTGTACCAGAACTGCGTGAAGGAGGGCGTGGAGTTCTTCAACGAGTTCTACGTCCTGGACCAGCTGATCACCGAGGTCGACGGCGTCAGGAAGTCGGCCGGTGTGGTGGCGTACGAGCTGGCCACCGGTGAGATCCACGTCTTCCAGGCGAAGTCCGTGATCTACGCCTCCGGCGGCAACGGCAAGTTCTTCAAGGTGACGTCCAACGCGCACACCCTGACCGGTGACGGCCAGGCGGCCGTGTACCGGCGCGGGCTGCCGCTGGAGGACATGGAGTTCTTCCAGTTCCACCCGACCGGCATCTGGCGCATGGGCATCCTGCTGACGGAGGGCGCCCGCGGTGAGGGCGGCATCCTGCGCAACAAGGACGGTGAGCGCTTCATGGAGAAGTACGCGCCGGTCATGAAGGACCTCGCCTCCCGCGACGTGGTGTCCCGGTCCATCTACACGGAGATCCGCGAGGGCCGTGGCTGCGGTCCCGAGGGCGACCACGTCTACCTGGACCTCACCCACCTCCCGCCGGAGCAGCTGGACGCCAAGCTGCCCGACATCACGGAGTTCGCGCGGACCTACCTGGGCATCGAGCCGTACACGGACCCGATCCCGATCCAGCCCACCGCGCACTACGCCATGGGCGGCATCCCGACGAACGTCCGGGGCGAGGTGCTGGCGGACAACACCACCGTCGTCCCCGGCCTGTACGCGGCCGGCGAGGTCGCCTGCGTGTCGGTGCACGGCGCCAACCGGCTGGGCACCAACTCGCTGCTGGACATCAACGTGTTCGGCAAGCGGGCCGGCATCGCGGCCGCCGACTACGCGCAGACCGCCGACTTCGTCGAGCTGCCCGAGGCCCCGGAGTCCTTCGTCGTCGCGCAGATCGAGCGGCTGCGGTCCTCCACCGGCACCGAGCGGGTCTCCGAGATCCGCCGTGAGCTGCAGGAGACCATGGACGCCAACGTCATGGTGTTCCGCACGGAGCAGACGATCAAGACGGCCGTCGAGAAGATCGCCGAGCTGCGCGAGCGCTACCTGCGCGTCTCCGTCCAGGACAAGGGCAAGCGGTTCAACACGGACCTGCTGGAGGCGATCGAGCTGGGCAACCTGCTCGACCTGGCCGAGGTCATGGCCGTCTCCGCGCTCGCCCGCAAGGAGTCCCGCGGCGGCCACTACCGCGAGGACTACCCGAACCGGGACGACGTCAACTTCATGCGCCACACCATGGCGTACCGCGAGGTGGGCGACGCCGGCTCCGAGTCGGTCCGGCTCGACTACAAGCCGGTCGTCCAGACCCGCTACCAGCCGATGGAGCGTAAGTACTGA
- a CDS encoding succinate dehydrogenase iron-sulfur subunit — protein sequence MATPVVDKAEAAGSPEPGFGDSPYITATFRIRRFNPEVSAEATWEDFQLEIDPKERVLDALHKIKWDQDGTLTFRRSCAHGICGSDAMRINGKNRLACKTLIKDLNPEKPITVEAIKGLTVLKDLIVDMEPFFQAYRDVMPFLITKETNEPTRERLQSAEDRERFDDTTKCILCAACTSSCPVFWNDGQYFGPAAIVNAHRFIFDSRDEAGEQRLEILNDRDGVWRCRTTFNCTDACPRGIEVTKAIAEVKRALITRRF from the coding sequence ATGGCTACCCCTGTTGTGGACAAGGCGGAAGCGGCCGGATCCCCCGAGCCCGGCTTCGGCGACTCCCCGTACATCACCGCCACCTTCCGGATCCGCCGGTTCAACCCGGAGGTCTCCGCCGAGGCGACCTGGGAAGACTTCCAGCTGGAGATCGACCCCAAGGAGCGTGTCCTCGACGCGCTGCACAAGATCAAGTGGGATCAGGACGGCACGCTGACCTTCCGCCGTTCCTGCGCCCACGGCATCTGCGGCTCCGACGCCATGCGGATCAACGGCAAGAACCGCCTGGCGTGCAAGACGCTGATCAAGGATCTCAACCCGGAGAAGCCGATCACGGTCGAGGCGATCAAGGGCCTCACGGTCCTCAAGGACCTGATCGTGGACATGGAGCCGTTCTTCCAGGCGTACCGGGACGTGATGCCCTTCCTGATCACGAAGGAGACCAACGAGCCGACGCGTGAGCGGCTGCAGTCCGCCGAGGACCGCGAGCGTTTCGACGACACGACGAAGTGCATCCTGTGCGCCGCCTGCACGTCCTCGTGCCCGGTCTTCTGGAACGACGGCCAGTACTTCGGTCCGGCCGCCATCGTCAACGCGCACCGGTTCATCTTCGACTCGCGCGACGAGGCCGGCGAGCAGCGTTTGGAGATCCTCAACGACCGTGACGGCGTCTGGCGTTGCCGTACGACCTTCAACTGCACGGACGCGTGTCCGCGCGGTATCGAGGTCACCAAGGCGATCGCGGAGGTGAAGCGGGCGCTCATCACGCGCCGCTTCTGA
- a CDS encoding TM2 domain-containing protein — protein MTVPAGPQAPYGHDPQGRPYSDKSKIVAGLLQIFLGTLGIGRFYVGSVGIGVAQLLTCGGLGFWALIDGVMFLVSNDRTDKEGRVLRG, from the coding sequence ATGACCGTCCCCGCCGGCCCTCAGGCCCCCTACGGCCACGACCCGCAGGGCCGCCCCTACTCCGACAAGTCGAAGATCGTCGCCGGTCTCCTCCAGATCTTCCTGGGGACCCTGGGCATCGGACGCTTCTACGTCGGTTCCGTCGGCATCGGTGTCGCCCAACTGCTCACCTGTGGTGGCCTCGGCTTCTGGGCGCTGATCGACGGCGTCATGTTCCTCGTGAGCAACGACCGCACCGACAAGGAGGGCCGCGTCCTGCGCGGCTGA
- a CDS encoding DUF2752 domain-containing protein has protein sequence MADAVPQAPSRGHPRWHPAVAPVAVLVAGAAGAACLWGTDPHEPGHLLPRCPLRAVTGLLCPACGGTRMVYDLMHGQFAAAWLDNRALLLAAPFALALWARWTLEGLRGRAWAPRIEPWVQVLILTAAVAWTIARNSI, from the coding sequence GTGGCTGACGCGGTACCTCAGGCCCCGTCCCGGGGGCACCCGCGGTGGCATCCCGCGGTGGCCCCCGTCGCGGTGCTGGTCGCGGGCGCCGCGGGCGCCGCCTGCCTGTGGGGCACCGACCCGCACGAGCCGGGTCACCTCCTGCCCCGGTGTCCGCTGCGGGCCGTCACCGGACTGCTGTGCCCGGCCTGTGGCGGCACGCGCATGGTGTACGACCTGATGCACGGCCAGTTCGCCGCCGCCTGGCTGGACAACAGGGCCCTGCTGCTCGCCGCGCCGTTCGCTCTGGCGCTGTGGGCACGCTGGACGCTGGAGGGGCTGCGCGGCCGCGCCTGGGCGCCCCGGATCGAGCCCTGGGTCCAGGTGCTGATCCTGACGGCGGCCGTGGCCTGGACGATCGCCCGCAACAGCATCTGA
- a CDS encoding TM2 domain-containing protein produces MSEQPQQPSTPPGFGPPNSGPFGPSGPYGYPQPGPQQSHGGQPSPGGYPPPGFQQPPPHGFVPGAPDPGAPYGYDPYGRPLSDKSKIVAGILQLFLGSFGIGRFYTGSVGIGVAQLLTCGGLGFWALIDGIMYLVSNDRTDAQGRILRG; encoded by the coding sequence GTGAGCGAGCAGCCGCAGCAGCCGTCCACGCCGCCCGGTTTCGGCCCCCCGAACTCCGGCCCGTTCGGTCCGTCCGGCCCCTACGGCTACCCGCAGCCCGGACCCCAGCAGTCCCACGGCGGCCAGCCGTCTCCCGGAGGCTACCCGCCGCCCGGGTTCCAGCAGCCCCCGCCCCACGGGTTCGTCCCCGGTGCTCCCGACCCCGGCGCGCCCTATGGGTATGACCCCTACGGACGCCCTCTTTCCGACAAGTCGAAGATCGTCGCCGGTATTCTCCAGCTCTTCCTCGGCTCGTTCGGCATCGGCCGCTTCTACACCGGTTCGGTCGGCATCGGCGTCGCCCAGCTGCTCACCTGCGGCGGGCTCGGCTTCTGGGCGCTGATCGACGGGATCATGTACCTGGTCAGCAACGACCGCACGGACGCCCAGGGGCGGATCCTGCGTGGCTGA
- a CDS encoding VOC family protein — protein sequence MSDDEPYELLGFDHVLLPVGDLDEAVGFYGRAGFPVGFRLDEAGIVLLKVGGETPGVLLRHEAGLGCRPAAWPSARVWLEVPDARAAAGALEGAGIGLLDGPFPGATGWTVEFADPWGNVVGLTDYTKRPRLGRRP from the coding sequence ATGTCAGACGATGAGCCCTACGAACTGCTCGGGTTCGACCATGTGCTGCTGCCCGTCGGAGACCTCGACGAGGCCGTCGGATTCTACGGACGGGCCGGGTTCCCGGTCGGCTTCCGGCTGGACGAGGCCGGGATCGTGCTGCTGAAGGTGGGCGGCGAGACGCCCGGGGTGCTGCTGCGGCACGAGGCGGGCCTGGGCTGTCGGCCGGCGGCGTGGCCCTCCGCGCGGGTGTGGCTGGAGGTACCGGACGCCCGTGCCGCCGCCGGGGCTCTGGAGGGCGCCGGGATCGGTCTGCTCGACGGGCCGTTCCCGGGCGCCACCGGCTGGACCGTCGAGTTCGCCGACCCCTGGGGGAACGTGGTCGGCCTGACCGACTACACCAAGCGTCCGCGACTGGGCCGCCGGCCATAG
- a CDS encoding TetR/AcrR family transcriptional regulator, whose translation MSVKNDGPGGGTALSKSEQTRALILETAMRLFQERGYDRTTMRAIATEAGVSVGNAYYYFEGKEHLIQGFYDRIAAEHQRAVREALERETDLEARFAGVLKAWLDIATPYHEFAVQFFKNAADPDSPLSPFSPESEHARAEAISVHRDVLAGSKAKVPAELREVLPELMWLAQMGLVLYWIFDRTEDRERSYRLAERGARITARGVALARFRVLRPLVREVHDMFTEFLPGMTRMLPDPAKARERPPAGNDDGTGHGEPAGNDGTARRVPAGRDGHPGPVS comes from the coding sequence GTGTCCGTGAAGAACGACGGTCCCGGTGGCGGTACCGCACTCAGCAAGTCCGAGCAGACCCGCGCCCTGATCCTGGAGACGGCCATGCGGCTGTTCCAGGAGCGCGGGTACGACAGGACGACCATGCGGGCCATCGCCACGGAGGCCGGTGTCTCCGTCGGCAACGCGTACTACTATTTCGAGGGCAAGGAGCACCTGATCCAGGGGTTCTACGACCGGATCGCCGCCGAGCACCAGCGGGCGGTGCGGGAGGCCCTGGAACGGGAGACCGATCTGGAGGCCCGGTTCGCGGGCGTGCTGAAGGCATGGCTGGACATCGCCACGCCGTACCACGAGTTCGCCGTGCAGTTCTTCAAGAACGCCGCCGACCCGGACAGCCCGCTCAGCCCCTTCTCGCCCGAGTCGGAACACGCGCGCGCGGAGGCGATCAGCGTCCATCGGGACGTGCTGGCCGGTTCGAAGGCCAAGGTGCCCGCCGAGCTGCGGGAGGTGCTGCCGGAACTGATGTGGCTGGCGCAGATGGGGCTCGTCCTCTACTGGATCTTCGACCGCACCGAGGACCGCGAACGCAGTTACCGTCTCGCCGAGCGCGGCGCCCGCATCACCGCGCGGGGCGTCGCCCTGGCCCGTTTCCGCGTCCTGCGCCCGCTGGTCCGCGAGGTCCACGACATGTTCACGGAGTTCCTGCCGGGGATGACCAGGATGCTGCCGGACCCGGCGAAGGCGCGGGAGAGGCCCCCTGCCGGGAACGACGACGGGACGGGCCACGGGGAACCCGCCGGGAACGACGGGACGGCCCGCAGGGTGCCCGCCGGCCGCGACGGGCACCCCGGTCCGGTCAGTTGA